Proteins from a genomic interval of Nitrospiria bacterium:
- a CDS encoding glycosyltransferase gives MILVTAGNATQGFRRLFEAVDKLSSEGAFGDDVVIIQSGNDSSFRASQCKQVDFFPLEQFPHAVRDADLIICHGGAGTLHHCFAAGKVPVVMPRRVKYGEILDDNQIGLVKALAAEGRVIPAYEAEDLPAAIAEARWRNKQPVPPPPSRMLELVARAIEELTNQKQ, from the coding sequence ATGATCCTTGTTACTGCGGGCAATGCGACCCAGGGATTCAGGCGTCTATTTGAAGCTGTCGATAAGCTTTCGAGCGAAGGTGCGTTCGGAGATGATGTTGTCATTATTCAGTCCGGAAACGACTCAAGTTTTCGGGCGTCGCAATGTAAACAGGTGGATTTTTTCCCATTGGAACAATTCCCTCATGCGGTTCGTGATGCCGACCTTATCATCTGCCATGGAGGAGCCGGTACGCTCCATCATTGTTTTGCGGCGGGTAAAGTGCCAGTTGTGATGCCACGTCGGGTAAAGTACGGCGAGATTTTAGATGATAATCAGATCGGACTGGTCAAGGCGCTTGCGGCGGAGGGGCGGGTGATTCCGGCGTATGAGGCTGAAGATCTACCCGCTGCAATTGCTGAGGCACGGTGGCGGAATAAACAGCCGGTGCCGCCTCCGCCCTCAAGAATGTTGGAACTGGTCGCTCGGGCAATCGAAGAGTTGACGAATCAAAAACAATGA
- the pssD gene encoding PssD/Cps14F family polysaccharide biosynthesis glycosyltransferase: protein MEFPKPKICIVSSCGGHLTEVRALKPVYDRYEHFYVLNDRVLLPKDMEGKTYFIRHSERDWLFWVNLWEAWRILSKERPRIILSTGAGPVVPFSIAGKFFGIRTIFIETFNRVTEPSLSGRIMHRLADRFFYQWPSLKKIFPNGIYGGPLV, encoded by the coding sequence ATGGAATTTCCAAAACCAAAAATCTGCATCGTATCTTCTTGTGGCGGACATCTGACCGAAGTTCGTGCGCTGAAACCGGTCTATGATCGTTATGAACATTTTTATGTCTTGAACGACCGTGTTTTGCTACCGAAGGATATGGAGGGGAAAACTTATTTCATTCGGCACTCGGAACGTGATTGGCTATTTTGGGTGAATTTGTGGGAGGCCTGGCGCATCCTTAGTAAAGAACGTCCGAGAATTATACTGAGCACTGGCGCAGGGCCTGTAGTGCCGTTTTCTATTGCGGGGAAATTTTTTGGTATCCGTACGATATTTATCGAAACGTTCAATAGGGTAACAGAACCGTCCCTTTCGGGACGGATAATGCATCGATTGGCCGACCGGTTCTTCTATCAATGGCCGTCGTTGAAAAAGATTTTCCCGAACGGGATTTACGGAGGGCCGCTAGTATGA
- a CDS encoding glycosyltransferase, translating into MRILHIIPAYKPAHVYGGPVESTFYLCRYLAVNGCDVRVLTTDANGPKAVLDVKTDHEVQIATGVRVRYCHRWIGNSVTPTLLRLLPSYIHWADVVYLSAVYSFPTIPTLFLCKISGKPLVWSPHGALQRWKGSTHPMLKAVWEWVCRMAAPKKLTLHVTSKKEAKDSLERLPDVEIAVIPNGIEIPDQLTRVPRSGALRLLYLGRLHPIKGIENILASCKLLNSFSSVTWSLTIAGSGDLDYVESLRVRIEDLMLARQVQMVGAVEGEIKQSLFENTDIVIVPSHTENFGMVIAEALAHGVPVVASKGTPWKRVEEIGCGLWVENDPESLAKAIERMTRMPLREMGERGRKWMQNDFTWDSKAKSMIKLFRSLVG; encoded by the coding sequence ATGAGAATCCTTCATATAATACCTGCTTATAAACCTGCACATGTTTACGGCGGACCGGTAGAATCAACCTTTTATCTGTGTCGTTACTTGGCGGTTAATGGTTGTGATGTCCGTGTTCTGACAACGGACGCAAATGGCCCCAAAGCGGTCTTGGATGTGAAGACGGATCATGAGGTACAGATAGCCACAGGTGTACGTGTTCGATATTGCCACAGATGGATAGGCAATTCGGTTACGCCCACCCTATTACGATTATTGCCTTCCTATATTCATTGGGCCGATGTGGTTTATTTGTCGGCAGTGTACTCTTTTCCGACCATCCCAACTCTATTTCTCTGCAAAATCTCGGGTAAGCCGTTAGTCTGGTCGCCACATGGGGCGTTGCAGCGGTGGAAAGGTTCCACGCACCCAATGTTGAAGGCTGTATGGGAATGGGTGTGTCGGATGGCGGCTCCTAAAAAATTAACACTGCATGTTACTTCGAAAAAAGAGGCAAAGGATAGCCTGGAACGGCTTCCCGATGTCGAAATAGCTGTCATCCCTAACGGCATAGAAATTCCGGACCAACTAACCCGCGTTCCTAGAAGCGGAGCGCTCCGTCTGCTTTACCTGGGTCGACTTCATCCCATAAAAGGCATTGAAAACATTTTGGCATCCTGCAAGCTTCTGAACAGTTTTTCAAGTGTCACCTGGTCGCTCACGATTGCAGGGTCCGGCGATCTTGATTATGTCGAGTCTCTCCGAGTCCGAATAGAAGACCTTATGTTGGCACGGCAGGTACAGATGGTTGGAGCAGTGGAAGGAGAAATTAAGCAAAGTCTTTTTGAGAATACAGATATTGTTATAGTTCCTTCCCATACCGAGAACTTCGGAATGGTGATAGCCGAAGCCCTGGCACACGGCGTGCCGGTGGTCGCTAGCAAAGGAACGCCGTGGAAACGGGTGGAAGAAATAGGGTGCGGTCTTTGGGTGGAAAATGATCCGGAAAGCCTGGCAAAAGCAATCGAACGCATGACCAGAATGCCCTTGCGCGAGATGGGGGAACGAGGCCGAAAGTGGATGCAAAATGATTTCACTTGGGATTCCAAGGCAAAGAGTATGATTAAACTCTTCCGGAGCCTTGTAGGTTAG